In Gossypium arboreum isolate Shixiya-1 chromosome 6, ASM2569848v2, whole genome shotgun sequence, the following are encoded in one genomic region:
- the LOC108464971 gene encoding transcription factor MYB114-like — MAMAPVTTKCKLKEVNRGAWTAEEDQKLAQVIDLHGPKRWKSIAAKAGLKRSGKSCRLRWMNYLRPNIKKGNISDQEEDLILRLHKLLGNRWSLIAGRLPGRTDNQIKNYWNSHLSKKIKLNENRNKGSEIQEPVLDNSKGNETVFVPEGSEEGTSKRGNDYNSTPYLFGDTMSDFHSAEALNWEWMSQFFEINESWVNVAYDII; from the exons ATGGCAATGGCCCCTGTAACCACTAAATGCAAACTGAAAGAAGTGAATAGAGGAGCTTGGACAGCTGAGGAAGACCAAAAGCTGGCTCAAGTGATTGACCTTCATGGTCCCAAGAGGTGGAAATCAATTGCAGCAAAAGCAG GTCTTAAACGAAGTGGGAAGAGTTGCAGGTTGAGATGGATGAATTATTTGAGGCCTAATATAAAGAAAGGTAACATATCAGATCAAGAAGAGGATTTGATACTAAGGCTTCATAAACTGCTCGGAAACAG GTGGTCTTTGATTGCTGGAAGATTACCGGGTCGAACCGataaccaaatcaagaactactGGAATTCTCATTTGAGCAAGAAGATAAAGCTAAACGAGAACCGAAACAAAGGTTCGGAAATACAAGAACCGGTACTCGACAATTCGAAGGGAAATGAGACGGTCTTTGTACCGGAAGGAAGCGAAGAAGGTACATCGAAGAGAGGCAACGACTACAACTCCACACCTTACTTATTCGGTGATACCATGTCCGATTTTCATAGCGCAGAGGCTCTTAATTGGGAGTGGATGAGTCAATTTTTCGAAATTAATGAGAGCTGGGTTAACGTTGCATATGACATTATTTGA